The genomic region taaaaaaaaaaccacacacaaataaacaaggaaatattCACTAACTTGTGTAGTCCTGCTTTAAAGATTCAGAAGAGGATGGgggttttttaaaatggaagaaatttgaaagatttttttattataacttttgTTACTATTGTGACTGTTGAATTCAGAAGTGTTTTACAGTAAATTCTGGATTTTAAAAGTTGAAGTTTGGCCAAAGAGTAACATAAATATTGATAAACTATATTTTCTCTCCTTAGTATTGGACCAAGTACAGACCTTTCTCCCACAGATGGCTCAGGCAAATGAAAAGctaagaaaagaaatggcagcCGCACCACCTGGTCGTTTCAATATTGAAGATATTGATGGGGCTCTTGGAAAAGTTATACAAATGGTAATgatgctttgttttcatttcataaattaaaattacCAGTATGCCTCATCATCATCTATAAGGGAGAGGACTTTTCCGTTTTAATTCAAgtgatattttccttcttgcaGAGTCAGCTCATGTTTCCAATATTGCATGGGAACttgttcattttataattagGGATCTTACAGATCAGTAGGCTTCCCTGAGTGGAGTTTAGGAATTTAGAAATAGAGAAGAGGAGGGCTTTTTCAAGTCAAATATTACATTTGTTATCTTGAAGCATTAATTTACTATGTGTCCCAAGTGGATTGTGTTTTCCTAAAAGAAGGCCTGAAAGAAGTAATCATAACCTGACtcactgaaaatgtaaaaataaatgatgcaTTTAACAGACCGATAACCTAAGCCACATGGGAGATCTCCAGCCGGCCTCAGATCTTCTTTCTATACCGGAGTTCCCTTTATAACACTCGGGTCTGGACAGAGCTGACATTGTTGATAGTAGTATCTCATTCATCGGCACCTCTGGTCAGCTCTACCTCCAGAGTATGTCCCATATCCAGCGACTCTGCACAATGTCCCCTGCTGCCACCCTTGGTCCACGTCATCGTGGTCTCTCCTGTGGACTCTTGCAGTGATTTCTCCACAGGTTCCCctgcttctgccttttctttcctagCATCTGTTCTTCACACTAGGTGTGGCCCACGTTCCCCTCACAGTTCTGATGAATTCAGAGTCCTTCGAGGGCCCGTGTGATCCTGCCTCCAGCTCCATCTGACTTACCTGCCACCGCACCCCTTCTTTCCTGCACTCCCATTCAGTCTCCTTCAGGTTTTTCCCCTCTTTGTACGAGGCTCTTCCAAGATTTCTGCATCTTCACTCCCTCCATCTCTCATCGGTTGTCACTGCAACAAGAGGCCTTCCCCGATGGCCCTATTAGAAGCTTATCCTCTCctgctttacttttcttccttttcactgCCCTACGCTATGCTTTATATGTAGTTGTTCATTGTCTTTCTTTCCCAGCTAGAACGAGGTCAGCAACTATTTTGTGTATGGGGCCAGCTAGTAAGGACTTCAGGTGTGTGGACCATACTGTCTCTGGGGACTGCTCATCTCTGCTGTTTTAGTCTGACAGCAGCTGTAGACGACATGTATGAATAGGCAGGCTTTATCAacttatttatggacactgaaatttgaatatcATCTAATTCTTATGTTTCATGaaatactatttgatttttttcttctaccacttaaaaattaaaaaaaaaaacattcttagctCACGAGCTAAACAAAAACAGGTAGCGGACTGGGTTTGGCCTGCAAGCTGTAATTTGCCAATCCCTCTCCAGAAAGGCAAagatttttgttgctgttcttgTGGAGTCTCTAGGACCTAGCGTGGTGCCTGGCTCATGTTAGTATTTGTTGATATTTGTTGGATGCATGTTGTGGAACGTGTTCAGGATATATAGAATCGGGTTGTGGGGAACTTTTTAAACTTGTAGTACCTGTAAATCATCATGGTGGACTATGGcaactgaaagaaaagaagtaccatattgtattaaaaacatttcttgtcCTATGTGCTTCAATATTTGTGCTTAATGTTGGTTCTTCCCGAGGTTGTTATTACAACTTTCTAGGGAACTGCCCTGAAATAAATTTCTCACGTGGTGCTTTTGGCAGGATGTGGCCTTGTTTGAGATGAATCAATCCGATTCAAAAGAAGAGGACAGTTCAGAAGAGAGTTCGCAAGACAGCTCGGAGGACAGCTCAGAATCTGAGGGAGAAGAAGACGGCACGTCTTCTGAAGTCACCATAGATAACATTAAGCTTCCTCATTCAGAAGATGGAAAAGGCAAGATTGAGGTTTTGGACAGTCCTgccagtaaaaaaaagaaatagtaaaataaatgatCTCAGAAACAGATGATACATGCCTGCTAGTTTTGCAGAAAACGAATATGGCTTGCTGGTGGTTTTGCATTTCAGTTATCTGTGGTGCTTTTCTgtattattaaatgcattttgttcCTCAGAGAAACAAAAGCTACCTTTTAAAGAGGTGGAATAGGTCACATTTGGGGATCTAAGAGCAGACTGTCTGATCTCATGCTGAAGAGATTTCACTTAGAAAGCTTAACTTTATGTATGGTGCCGAGTGAATTTGTTggcatcttttttcttcttcatagaCTTGAGAAATAGCaaacttattttaaagtaaaaatacaaatcatttgttttaaatttattctcttgaataaaactgggttgtttttttaGGTCATTATAAAGTCAAATTTATTTGTTAGCATCACAGTGGGTTCAGTGGGGGagaattttttaagagaaagaaattttttttaaagagaagaattACTTATATTCAGCTGTCCTCAGGCATAGctacttccattaaaaaaaaaagtcctttccaGCGTGAGCTGGAAATCTGGCGCTCTCTGGTTTCATCACTGCTGGGGACTCTGCAGCCACTCTGCATACAGAATTTACTGGTTGgaaaattcatggtttttttgtttttgtttttccttttttttttcagaaggcagatttttttgtttcagcTATTAAAACTATTCTACACTGTTGCCCACAGTTTGAAACCTATCAAATGTAGAAAATAAGGGACATCACAGAAAAAATAGGGTGTGGTACAAGAAGAGTGTAACCACTGGTTTTCCCTTTCAAAGGTCAAAATGATCCTATGCTCGAGTCGCCTTTTTGCCTCATTCTTGACCTTATTAAATTTGTTTCAGATCTCATCTGCCAAGGGACTGGCTTTGCTCAGGATATAGgcctgagaatttaaaaaatcatctccaAGTGGGTTGAGCTGATGGAATTTGTCCCTTAATGTTTTAGGGCTCTCTTTTAACTCTTTTTTCCCACTCCTCACATTAGCTCAAGACATCTTTACAAATACACTGAAGGTAATTCTCAAGGTTCTTCCTGGTATTTCCCATTGGAAACTGGAACCAGCTCTTCTGGGCTGTGCCTCACTAAATGTACGAAGAAACGAACAGATCTTGAAATGAGACTCCTCAGCTGGAACGGTTATTGTGCTATATTTAGTAGCACCAAACATAACTGTGATGAATTATTGGTGTAAATAGTTGAAGATCGCCTCCTCCCAGCTAACATCTTCTGCTACATTGGGGGAAGTTGCATTTTTCTGGCTCACTACTTAGTATGGTGGATGGTACTGACTAGGCACTGGATAATGTTATTATTCGACTTAATGGCTGTATGAGGGTATAACAGGAAATGTCAAGCCATGGTAGGCTGCTCCAGGCAGGGGATATGAAGGTGTAACTTCACAGGAAATACACATCCCAGTGGAAATATGCCGAGTGATCAGTGAGAGGCCAGTCTAGAAATACATACTAGTGTGTAGAATTTTAATAGTGCCCTCCTGCCATGGCTATCTCATGTACTACAGCGAGCCTCCCTGTACAGTAAAGGAAGTCAACTAAATTCAGGTCCTCTGGACACTCTTATGACatactagaaaaaagaaaaacatgaaaatttaatttaGGATAAGGATGTCATTTTTAAGTAAGTGTAAAATGGATGAATTATTTAGCGTACAATATCCGAACTGGCTATTACAAACAAGGTTAGATCTTAGCCTCATACCATGTGCTAAGATAAATTTTATGTGGATTAAAGattgaaatataaagaaataaaattataagcatTTCATACTAAAATATGGGTGAACATCTAATAGTGAAATTgggaaaaaggtttttttttcttttttcaggaggCAGGAGtcaaaagtttgtttttgttttgtttttttttaagcagaatgGCAAAGTctgaaatcacaaaggaaaagagcagaaaactcatgtgcataaatattaaaaactagtGCATagttttatgaaaagaaattttaaaggcaaGGGACaaattggggaaaatatttgcaacctaAGACTGTCAATATATAAAGGGCtcttacaaattagaaaaaaaactagTATCTTAATAACGAATAGGCCATAGACAAaagaattcacagaaaaaaaatgtttaacctcatgtatcaaaaaaaaaaaccaaaaaaactgtgGAAGAAACCAAGATTGTGTTCTTGACTCAGCAAATTGGCAGATGAAACCATAGCCCATACCTACTGAGCCCTTCCTGTGTCACGCACTATATAAGTGTCTCACGTTTGAGTTACCACCACTCGGTCACTCGGTcgtatataaaaatttattgagttgCACATTTTACATTTGTGCCCTTTGCTGTCGGCATGTTACACCTTAATTAGAAAGCTGTTTTGTTTGTCAGCAGTTGGCCCTTCAGGCTGCTGGAAAGTAAATCACCACTGTGCTTTGGTTAGTCTGACCCGTGCTTTCCCTGCCTGGTGTTGGGGTGTGATACCTGGCAGCCCCTTGGTCAGTGGTTCTGTTCCTGCTAAGACCATGCTTGTGGGGGTCCCATCCTTTGTGGCTCTGTGACAGTTATAAATCCGAAAATGTGGTGTAATGGTGTTTGAAGCAAAAATTTCATTCTGAATGAATCTCCTGTCCATTCCCACAATATTTTAATTGTGCATTAAATACggtacttataaaaaaaaaaaaaacacctgcctTACAAAGTAGCTTGTATTATTGTTCCTGTATCCCCTAGTCTGGTAGGAAAGGCAAGGGGAGAGGCTGAGTCTTATTTTCACTTGTATTTCCCTCAGTGCCTAGCAGATGGCCTTTCACTTGGTTGAAATGTACAATAAATGGTCATTAAactactctttttctctttatgtcaGTAAAGTAATTCATTTTAAACGTCATTGGTTCTCGATCCAATATAAACAAGATGGGGTAATTATGATTGGTAGACTTATCCAAAAAGTTGAATGCTGGGATCTTTGTGGTTGACTGCCCCCGCGCCCCCAGTCATGGGAAACCCCTGCCAGTGATTGGAGTGGGAATGAGCATGTGACACAAACTTTCCCAGCAAGGCATAAGCGAAGTCTCGTTAGTAGACTGGGGAAGGAAAGGATTTTTCATTCCTAAAAAGGAGGCACATCAAGAGGtggttcctttcttcttttagaagaaagggttaaatattttatgacttgATAGGATTCCCAGGAGTCCTGTCTAGTGGCCATAAAGGGAGCCAACTCTCAAGTCTGCGCCTCAAGGGACAGCAAAGTAAAGCAGGGGGCGCCATGAAGTCACTGCATTAAATAACTGCAGATGGAATCCCTAGACTTTGTGACACAGTAAGTGTCCTaattgctaaaaacaaaaaaacaaaaaccaccaccTCATGAGGTAATTCTGCTTATatccacttcacagatgagctGCTAAGTACCTTCCCTAAGGCCTCCCAATAGTAAGTGGTGGGGCCCGGTgtcactgagccagccaccccCAGCCACTGTGGGCCCCCCAGTTACTCTGCCAGCAGCACGGACCCCAAAGCTGTCTGGACCAGACCTCGGCTTGGCCACCTATCTCCGTTtccccacctgcaaaatgggggtaACAGTCTCCCTCGTGGGGTTTTGGTAAGAAATGAACGAGTTGGAACACAGCACGTGGTTAGaacagtgctcagtaaatgtgaggTATTACGATGCTATAGGGATAATGCCCCGTGGTGGCAAGAATTTGGGGGGAAACTTAGTAAGATTATaggttctaggaatttatcctggtTTACAGCTTTGTTCACAGATTTCTGTATAAGATTTATTGCAAAGTTTAAAAGAGTAAAACCAGTTATGTCTGGCATATGTGTAAATGTGCACCAATAGAGAACAAGTTAAAGCCACTGAACGTATGAAGAAGTATGTTTATTGACACAGAAGGATGCTTGTATATTGTTAACTGCAAAAAGCAGGTAACAAAGTTACGTACAGTATCCTAGTAattctgtaaaatatatattcataggAAAGTTTGGAACAATCTCAAATGTCTGTGGTTATTTCCGCATGGAGAGTTTATAGCTGAATCTTACCTTccgattttatgtatttttacataattaggtattattgaattattttaaaaatccacttggGTATCATTTGCATAACAGTGATGATAATCACCCCATCCACCGTGTCTCCTTTCTGAGAATCTCCTCCAGCCCAGGTTCCCCTCTACAGCTCTTACTTTCCTGGAGGGCAGGTAGGGGGGGAACCAGTTTGGCTTCTCACCCTGTCTCTAGCCACTTGGCACGACAGCTCTTGGAGACAATGACAGATGTGCGGTGTGTTCTGTTCACCACCCGGGCCCTGATTTAGGCATCGGCAGTACAAGCCATCCAGCTTGGTTGAGACCACCAGCTTCTCTACCAAGGGTGCCTCTTCTGCCACTTAacagctgtgtgatttgggcaggttacttaaccgcTTTCATTCGAAAGCAAATATTGAGCTCCTTGTACGCACTAGGCATTGCAGATGCAGCACTGAACAAAGCAGCAGCTGTCCATGAAGTTTACATTCTGATGGAGAGAgactgacaataaataaatatgccagcttgtgataaatgctatgaaaataATGCAGGATAAGAAGAATAAATAGTGACAGGGCAGATGAGGTATGAATGCGGGGACTAGAAAATCCGTCTCTACTGAGATGAGATTGGAGGTGAGACATGAAGGGAGTGAGGCAGCCAGCGAGGAGGTCGTACGTACGGAAAGAGATGCAGGCAGAGGCAAAGGTGTGCTGGCACTGACTTGCACGTGTTCTGATTGCACGCAGCTCTCTAGTTTGCAGTCAGCCCTCATGAGAGCATTTATACACAGAAGTTAGCAATTGCTCCAAGAATCGTTTCCCCCAGAGAaccatttggtaaatatttaccAGCACGCCACTGGGAAGaggaacagtaagtgcaaaggccctgaggtaagaGTTTGCTCGTCTGTTTGAGGAGCATCAAGGCAGCTGGAGTGGCTAGGCAGAACAAGAGGGAAACTCATAGGAGATGAAGTCAGAGGTAGCCAGGAAGCAAGATCGATAGGACTTTGTAGACCCCAGTAAGTACACGACTTTATTCTTATCGAATTGGGAGCCATTGGAAGGTTTGAGCCAGAGGAGTGACAGCATCTGACATAAACTTTGAACAGATCCACACATGGCAGAATcaggaagacaggctgggagaccTGTGCGTAACCGGGATCAGCGATGAGGCTGGCTCGGTAGTCGGGGAGCTAGTAAGAAGAGCCCCTCAACTTACTCATTTTTCGCAGacgttgtgaagattaaacaagatAGCATTTACAAAGTTCTTACTTTAGAGTGTTCAGCACACAGGAGGCCCTCAATACATGATAGCTGTGGTTACTATTGACTGAAAAAAGGCCAATCCTGGGGGTGGAGAAGGGGTGCTCATATCTGGCCAGGAAGGCAGATAATTTCAGCACCAAGTGGTAAGCACTGTGTTCCCGACAAGTGAGAGCATAGAGGAGAGACCCTCAAACCGAACTGGGGGTAGGAAGCCACAAAGTGTGTTTGAGCAAAAGGTGACTGCTTTAGCAAAGgcaagaggaagaggatgagaaGGGCCATAGAACCACTTGGAGTGTCCACACCTCCCCATGCAGGTGACAATCAGATCACAACTTTATTCTTTAGCCAAATAATCTGTGATCTGAAAGAATAgtgataatctttaaaaaaaaaattttttttttcttaagtaatctctacgcccaacatggggctcgaactcaggaccccaagatcaagagttgcatgctccaccacctgagccagccaggaacccagAATAGTGATAACCTAATTATTCCCGGTGTTAATTAAATCACCTGGTAGGCTGTGGATCATTATGTTCCAATTCAAATTCActggtcatggggcgcctgggtggctcagtcgttgagcatctgccttcggctcaggtcatgttcccagggtcctgggatcgagccccgcatcgggctccctgctcagcaggaagcctgcttctccctctcccactccccctgcttgtattccctctctcgctgtctctctctgtgtcaaataaataaagaaaatctttaaaaaaaaaaaattcactggtcATTTTGTGAATTCCATGGAGCCTTGGATTCTGATCAGCAGTCAGATAAGAGACTCAAGCCAGTAGGAACTTTAGAACTTGCTATGGAAGAAGGAGTTGTTAATCTCCAAGCATGGGCTTTAGGAGATCTGCGAACCCCTTAAAGATACTTGCAGAATTAGGTATGTGTATGGGAATTCGGGTAGAAATGGCACAGAGGGGCTCCACAGCTTTTAGCAGATTCTCAGAGAGGAGTGTGgcccaaagaagatgaaaaacacTGCTACTGAGATACGTAGTAGAGGGTAAAATGAGTCCAGAAGAAACAG from Halichoerus grypus chromosome 6, mHalGry1.hap1.1, whole genome shotgun sequence harbors:
- the NOPCHAP1 gene encoding NOP protein chaperone 1 encodes the protein MEVRGEPQSGASCSSSPRDSSAVSVSKELLTAGSGGRGGIWDRLLLKPKPNCRKNSTLQTVRIERSPLLDQVQTFLPQMAQANEKLRKEMAAAPPGRFNIEDIDGALGKVIQMDVALFEMNQSDSKEEDSSEESSQDSSEDSSESEGEEDGTSSEVTIDNIKLPHSEDGKGKIEVLDSPASKKKK